The following are from one region of the Benincasa hispida cultivar B227 unplaced genomic scaffold, ASM972705v1 Contig506, whole genome shotgun sequence genome:
- the LOC120069559 gene encoding LOW QUALITY PROTEIN: cyclic nucleotide-gated ion channel 4 (The sequence of the model RefSeq protein was modified relative to this genomic sequence to represent the inferred CDS: inserted 4 bases in 2 codons; deleted 5 bases in 4 codons; substituted 3 bases at 3 genomic stop codons), translating to MATTSDSTSDEEHYLQQQEDEDEEDHSHDAAFCRSLYGVGSVLDPTAKWVREWNRVFLLVCAAGLFVDPLFLYTLSISEPWMCVFVDGWLAITVTVLRCMADALHLWNIWLQLKTATKSSFAPGSDAMAENRGFRDATPRAVALRYFKSKKGFFFDLFVILPLPQVFXILSSYTHLHKGSVTLVMTVLLIVFFVHIFPKLYHSVCLVRCASNNLFLGYIFGTVWWALRLNLIAYFVAAHAAGACXVSIGVQRAAKCLKEQCRAKQQLVVXVLLSCQDPIFYGQNNMGMGREXGRFDWANNRQPRFMCLETADNFVXAYKWTVQLVVNQSRLRNPFPHLWGLMTLSYFGNLESTTEWLEVVFNIHCLTSGLLRSPCLIGNIKVFLHATTSKKQGMQLKMRNLEWWMRKRRLPQGFRQRVRNYERQRWAAMRGVDECEMIKNLPEGLRRDIKYHLCLDLVRQVPLFQHMDDLVLENICDRVKSLIFTKGETITREGDPVQRMLFVVRGHLQSSQVLRDGVKSCCMLGPGNFSGDELLSWCLRRPFIERLPPSSCTLVTLETTEAFGLEAEDVKYVTQHFRYTFVNDKVKRSARYYSPGWRTWAAVAIQLAWRRYRHRLTLTSLSFIRPRRPLSRCSSLGEDRLRLYTALLTSPKPNQDHFDF from the exons ATGGCCACCACCTCCGACAGTACATCCGACGAAGAACATTATTTACAACaacaagaagatgaagatgaagaagatcaTTCCCACGACGCCGCCTTCTGCCGGAGCCTATACGGAGTTGGCTCGGTTCTTGACCCCACAGCCAAATGGGTCCGAGAATGGAACCGGGTTTTCCTCCTTGTCTGCGCAGCGGGGCTGTTCGTCGACCCTTTGTTTCTCTACACGCTATCGATAAGCGAGCCCTGGATGTGCGTCTTTGTCGACGGGTGGTTGGCCATCACCGTCACCGTCCTCCGCTGCATGGCCGACGCTTTGCACCTTTGGAATATCTGGCTTCAGCTCAAGACTGCTACAAAGTCCTCCTTCGCCCCTGGCAGCGATGCCATGGCGGAGAATAGAGGCTTCAGAGATGCCACCCCACGCGCCGTCGCTCTCCGGTATTTCAAGTCCAAGAAAGGCTTCTTCTTTGATCTCTTTGttattcttcctcttcctcAGGTATTTTAAATTCTCTCTTCTTATACTCACTTGCAT AAGGGATCAGTGACATTGGTGATGACAGTATTATTA ATAGTATTTTTTGTTCATATATTTCCTAAACTCTACCATTCGGTTTGCCTTGTGCGGTGCGCCTCCAATAACTTGTTTCTTGGCTACATCTTTGGCACTGTTTGGTGGGCATTGCGT CTCAATCTCATTGCTTACTTTGTTGCTGCCCAT GCTGCAGGAGCATG TGTATCTATTGGGGTACAAAGAGCAGCAAAATGCCTGAAAGAGCAATGCAGAGCAAAGCAACAGCTTGTGGTGTGAGTATTGTTGTCATGCCAAGATCCAATCTTCTATGGACAAAATAATATGGGAATGGGGAGAGA AGGGAGATTTGATTGGGCAAACAACAGGCAACCAAGATTCATGTGTTTGGAAACTGCTGATAACTTTGTGTGAGCTTATAAATGGACTGTTCAGCTTGTTGTT AATCAAAGCCGCTTGAGAAATCCTTTTCCCCATCTTTGGGGCCTCATGACTCTTAG CTACTTTGGGAACTTGGAAAGCACCACTGAATGGCTCGAAGTA GTGTTCAATATTCATTGTCTCACCAGTGGACTCCTAAGGTCACCATGTTTGATTGGAAATATTAA GGTGTTTCTACATGCAACAACATCAAAGAAACAAGGAATGCAGCTGAAGATGAGGAACCTAGAGTGGTGGATGAGGAAGCGACGGCTGCCACAAGGGTTCCGACAGCGTGTTCGGAACTACGAGCGGCAGCGGTGGGCTGCGATGCGGGGTGTGGACGAGTGCGAGATGATAAAAAACCTACCGGAAGGGCTGCGGCGAGATATAAAGTATCACCTTTGCTTGGATCTGGTTAGGCAGGTGCCTTTGTTTCAACATATGGATGATCTTGTTCTTGAGAACATTTGTGATCGTGTCAAGTCCCTCATCTTCACCAAGGGCGAAACT ATAACTCGAGAAGGAGATCCAGTACAAAGAATGCTATTCGTAGTGCGAGGACATCTCCAAAGCAGCCAAGTCTTACGGGACGGCGTAAAAAGCTGCTGCATGTTAGGCCCAGGCAACTTCAGCGGTGACGAGCTTCTATCATGGTGTCTCCGCCGCCCCTTCATAGAGCGCCTCCCGCCCTCCTCCTGCACTCTCGTGACACTCGAGACGACGGAGGCATTCGGGTTGGAGGCGGAGGACGTCAAGTACGTAACGCAGCACTTCCGCTACACCTTCGTCAATGACAAGGTCAAGCGCAGCGCCCGCTACTACTCCCCTGGCTGGCGCACATGGGCCGCCGTCGCTATTCAGCTCGCCTGGCGCCGATACCGCCACCGTCTCACCCTCACGTCCTTGTCGTTTATTCGGCCACGCCGCCCGCTCTCACGGTGCTCTTCCTTGGGGGAGGATCGCCTTCGCCTCTATACGGCCTTGCTTACTTCTCCTAAGCCCAATCaagaccattttgatttttga